In a single window of the Nicotiana tomentosiformis chromosome 8, ASM39032v3, whole genome shotgun sequence genome:
- the LOC104107183 gene encoding polyadenylate-binding protein RBP45-like isoform X1, with amino-acid sequence MQPASSMVPPPMAAAPQYQQQWMAQQPQQAQPAYQVPPPQQSGYYYQQPPQQGGAPPPQQQQQSQYTASAAQPTSADEIRTLWIGDLQFWMDEQYLYNCFAQTGEVVSAKVIRNKQTQQSEGYGFIEFNSHAAAERNLQAYNGTLMPNIEQNFRLNWASLGSGEKRSDNGPEYTIFVGDLAADVTDYMLQETFRANYPSVKGAKIVTDRATGHTKGYGFVRFGDESEQLRAMTEMNGKFCSTRPMRIGPAANKKSAGGQMQASYQSPLGTQNEDDPTNTTIFVGNLDSNVTDDHLRQVFGHYGQLLHVKIPVGKRCGFVQFADRSCAEEALRALSGTQLGGQSIRLSWGRSPSNKQPQVDPNQYGGYYGYTPGYEAYGYAPPAQDPNMYYAGYAGYGNYAQPPQQQQQMSQQPQ; translated from the exons ATGCAACCCGCAAGTTCAATGGTTCCACCACCAATGGCGGCGGCGCCACAGTACCAACAACAGTGGATGGCTCAGCAGCCGCAACAGGCGCAGCCAGCGTACCAGGTTCCGCCGCCTCAGCAATCCGGTTACTATTATCAGCAACCGCCGCAGCAAGGCGGAGCACCACcacctcaacaacaacaacaatctcaATATACGGCATCTGCGGCTCAGCCGACCAGTGCTGATGAGATCCGTACACTTTGGATTGGAGATCTACAGTTTTGGATGGACGAGCAGTACCTCTATAACTGCTTCGCACAGACTGGAGAG GTGGTCTCTGCTAAAGTTATTCGTAACAAGCAAACTCAACAATCAGAGGGTTATGGCTTTATTGAGTTTAATAGTCATGCAGCTGCTGAAAGGAATCTACAAGCATACAATGGCACCTTGATGCCTAATATTGAGCAAAATTTTAGGCTCAACTGGGCATCACTCGGTTCGGGTGAAAAACGTTCAGATAATGGTCCTGAATACACCATATTTGTTGGAGATTTGGCAGCTGATGTCACTGATTACATGCTTCAGGAGACATTCAGGGCCAACTATCCCTCAGTCAAGGGTGCCAAGATTGTAACAGATAGGGCAACTGGACACACAAAGGGTTATGGATTTGTTAGATTCGGAGATGAGAGCGAGCAATTACGTGCTATGACTGAGATGAATGGAAAGTTTTGCTCCACTAGGCCCATGCGCATTGGTCCAGCAGCTAACAAGAAGAGTGCGGGTGGTCAGATGCAAG CTTCATATCAAAGTCCCCTTGGAACTCAAAATGAGGATGACCCTACTAATACGACC ATTTTCGTTGGAAACTTGGATTCCAATGTAACAGATGATCATCTCAGGCAGGTTTTTGGACACTATGGGCAATTGCTTCATGTTAAAATACCAGTAGGCAAGCGTTGTGGTTTTGTTCAATTTGCTGACAG AAGTTGTGCTGAGGAAGCTCTACGAGCTTTAAGTGGAACTCAGCTGGGCGGACAAAGCATCCGCCTTTCATGGGGTCGTAGTCCTTCAAACAAGCAG CCTCAGGTTGATCCGAACCAGTATGGTGGTTATTATGGGTATACACCAGGATATGAAGCCTATGGTTATGCCCCACCTGCCCAGGATCCAAATATGTACTATGCCGGCTATGCAGGGTATGGAAATTATGCCCAACCTCCACAGCAACAGCAGCAAATGTCGCAGCAGCCCCAG TAA
- the LOC104107183 gene encoding polyadenylate-binding protein RBP45-like isoform X2, giving the protein MQPASSMVPPPMAAAPQYQQQWMAQQPQQAQPAYQVPPPQQSGYYYQQPPQQGGAPPPQQQQQSQYTASAAQPTSADEIRTLWIGDLQFWMDEQYLYNCFAQTGEVVSAKVIRNKQTQQSEGYGFIEFNSHAAAERNLQAYNGTLMPNIEQNFRLNWASLGSGEKRSDNGPEYTIFVGDLAADVTDYMLQETFRANYPSVKGAKIVTDRATGHTKGYGFVRFGDESEQLRAMTEMNGKFCSTRPMRIGPAANKKSAGGQMQASYQSPLGTQNEDDPTNTTIFVGNLDSNVTDDHLRQVFGHYGQLLHVKIPVGKRCGFVQFADRSCAEEALRALSGTQLGGQSIRLSWGRSPSNKQQPQVDPNQYGGYYGYTPGYEAYGYAPPAQDPNMYYAGYAGYGNYAQPPQQQQQMSQQPQ; this is encoded by the exons ATGCAACCCGCAAGTTCAATGGTTCCACCACCAATGGCGGCGGCGCCACAGTACCAACAACAGTGGATGGCTCAGCAGCCGCAACAGGCGCAGCCAGCGTACCAGGTTCCGCCGCCTCAGCAATCCGGTTACTATTATCAGCAACCGCCGCAGCAAGGCGGAGCACCACcacctcaacaacaacaacaatctcaATATACGGCATCTGCGGCTCAGCCGACCAGTGCTGATGAGATCCGTACACTTTGGATTGGAGATCTACAGTTTTGGATGGACGAGCAGTACCTCTATAACTGCTTCGCACAGACTGGAGAG GTGGTCTCTGCTAAAGTTATTCGTAACAAGCAAACTCAACAATCAGAGGGTTATGGCTTTATTGAGTTTAATAGTCATGCAGCTGCTGAAAGGAATCTACAAGCATACAATGGCACCTTGATGCCTAATATTGAGCAAAATTTTAGGCTCAACTGGGCATCACTCGGTTCGGGTGAAAAACGTTCAGATAATGGTCCTGAATACACCATATTTGTTGGAGATTTGGCAGCTGATGTCACTGATTACATGCTTCAGGAGACATTCAGGGCCAACTATCCCTCAGTCAAGGGTGCCAAGATTGTAACAGATAGGGCAACTGGACACACAAAGGGTTATGGATTTGTTAGATTCGGAGATGAGAGCGAGCAATTACGTGCTATGACTGAGATGAATGGAAAGTTTTGCTCCACTAGGCCCATGCGCATTGGTCCAGCAGCTAACAAGAAGAGTGCGGGTGGTCAGATGCAAG CTTCATATCAAAGTCCCCTTGGAACTCAAAATGAGGATGACCCTACTAATACGACC ATTTTCGTTGGAAACTTGGATTCCAATGTAACAGATGATCATCTCAGGCAGGTTTTTGGACACTATGGGCAATTGCTTCATGTTAAAATACCAGTAGGCAAGCGTTGTGGTTTTGTTCAATTTGCTGACAG AAGTTGTGCTGAGGAAGCTCTACGAGCTTTAAGTGGAACTCAGCTGGGCGGACAAAGCATCCGCCTTTCATGGGGTCGTAGTCCTTCAAACAAGCAG CAGCCTCAGGTTGATCCGAACCAGTATGGTGGTTATTATGGGTATACACCAGGATATGAAGCCTATGGTTATGCCCCACCTGCCCAGGATCCAAATATGTACTATGCCGGCTATGCAGGGTATGGAAATTATGCCCAACCTCCACAGCAACAGCAGCAAATGTCGCAGCAGCCCCAG TAA